In Chrysoperla carnea chromosome 2, inChrCarn1.1, whole genome shotgun sequence, the following proteins share a genomic window:
- the LOC123293299 gene encoding GPI-anchor transamidase-like, producing the protein MLYFKWIVVFFELIVVINSEGNISKSNHTNNWAVLVDSSAFWHNYRHSSNVLAIYQTVKRLGIPDSQIILMIADEMACNPRNSRPATVYAKKNQNVYGDDVEVDYRGYDVTVENFIRLLTGRLPPGTPRSKQLLTDEGSNILLYVTGHGGSGFFKFRHYDEMTNQELANALEQMWQKRRYNEIFFMIDTCQAATMYERFYSPNILCASSSLDGEDSLSHHVNSDIGVYVMDRFTYHAFDFLEKINLSSSKTMSELFKVCPKHLCISTVGTRTDLFQRDPNTVLVTDFFGSNNHYVEMLDTSYLNITFETNIRENNSKNEKTENDNVKYKYVEQFPSYVFNP; encoded by the exons atgttgtattttaagtggattgttgtattttttgaattaattgttgtcATAAACAGCGAAGGAAac ATATCAAAATCAAATCACACAAATAATTGGGCAGTACTTGTGGATTCATCCGCATTTTGGCATAATTATCGGCATTCATCAAATGTTTTAGCAATTTACCAAACAGTTAAACGATTGGGTATACCGGAtagtcaaataattttaatgatagcAGATGAAATGGCATGTAATCCACGAAATTCTCGTCCGGCTACGGTATATGCCAAAAAAAATCAGAATGTTTATGGGGATGATGTCGAAGTGGATTATCGTGGATATGAT GTcactgtagaaaattttatacgcTTATTAACGGGCCGATTACCACCTGGAACACCTCGATCCAAACAATTATTGACTGATGAGGGtagtaatatattattgtatgtgACAGGTCATGGGGGCAGtggcttttttaaatttcgtcaTTATGATGAAATGACTAACCAAGAGTTAGCTAATGCTTTGGAGCAAATGTGGCAGAAACGAAG atacaatgaaatattttttatgattgacACATGCCAAGCGGCAACAATGTATGAACGATTTTATTCGCCAAATATTTTATGCGCTTCAAGTAGTTTAGATGGCGAAGATTCACTTTCT CATCATGTGAACTCAGATATTGGAGTTTATGTTATGGATCGTTTTACATATCACGCAtttgattttttggaaaaaattaatttatccagTTCCAAGACTATGAGTGAATTG TTCAAAGTGTGTCCGAAACATTTGTGCATTTCAACGGTGGGCACACGAACAGATCTATTTCAACGTGATCCAAACACTGTATTGGTAACCGATTTTTTTGGATCGAATAATCATTATGTGGAAATGTTAGATACTTcgtatttaaatattacatttgaaacaaacattcgagaaaataattcgaaaaatgaaaaaactgaaaacgataacgtaaaatataaatatgtcgAACAATTTCCAAGTTATGTATTTAATCcctaa